One Saimiri boliviensis isolate mSaiBol1 chromosome 5, mSaiBol1.pri, whole genome shotgun sequence genomic window carries:
- the MZT2B gene encoding mitotic-spindle organizing protein 2B isoform X1, whose product MPPPTPSTPPSTPRAPNNCCARVTVRGGGSVPASRPRRPRAGAAGRGWRAPPPADAGAAGRGGADGGAGRRAGARVGGAARAGGGPAEAGAAAEEGAERRGDGALRTGAGGGQRHRPRCVQMLKSMCAGQRLANEPQDPAAVSLPTSSEPETREASFLSARNSSPPGRPSFSSGLQPAASPVLLHSLAATHSPLSPGPLGSLRLSCCLFSPFAGCLYWLILGGWCSPLFPWKLPGPKR is encoded by the exons ATGCCACCCCCGACACCTAGCACGCCGCCCAGCACACCGCGGGCGCCCAATAACTGCTGTGCTCGGGTGACGGTGCGGGGGGGCGGCTCAGTACCCGCCTCGCGGCCGCGGAGGCCCCGTGCTGGCGCTGCCGGGAGAGGGTGGCGGGCGCCGCCGCCGGCGGACGCcggcgcggcggggcggggcggggcggatgGCGGCGCAGGGCGCAGGGCCGGGGCCAGGGTCGGCGGCGCAGCCCGGGCTGGAGGCGGCCCGGCAGAAGCTGGCGCTGCGGCGGAAGAAGGTGCTGAGCGCCGAGGAGATGGAGCTTTACGAACTGGCGCAGGCGGCGGGCAGCGCCATCGACCCCGATGTGTTCAA ATGCTCAAGTCCATGTGTGCCGGGCAGAGGCTGGCGAACGAGCCCCAAGACCCTGCAGCCGTGTCTCTGCCCACGTCCAGCGAGCCTGAGACCCGAG AGGCCTCCTTTCTCTCTGCCAGGAACAGTAGCCCCCCTGGGAGGCCCTCCTTTTCCTCCGGCCTGCAGCCTGCGGCCTCTCCGGTTCTGCTCCACAGCCTGGCTGCCACACACTCGCCTCTCTCTCCAGGCCCCCTGGGTTCCCTCCGCCTCTCTTGCTGCCTGTTCTCTCCTTTTGCAGGTTGCCTTTATTGGCTTATCTTGGGGGGTTGGTGCTCTCCCTTGTTTCCATGGAAACTGCCTGGGCCCAAGAGGTAG